One window from the genome of Eucalyptus grandis isolate ANBG69807.140 chromosome 7, ASM1654582v1, whole genome shotgun sequence encodes:
- the LOC104453830 gene encoding protein CROWDED NUCLEI 2 → MFTPQRKAYPAISLTPRTEAARTGGGGGKGKAVAFLEGGPPPPPPPMASLDGNVMGNVGLEGLEDVEDWRRFREAGLLDEAEMDRKDRQAIAEKVTKLENELLDYQYNMGLLLIEKKEWNSKFEELGQALSEVQQLLKREQSAHLIAMSEAEKKEENLRRALALERQCVADLEKALHEIHNDQHKMKLDSEKKLAQASALTTGIEDRSLEVKEKLHDVDAKLAEVSRKSSQLDLKMQEVEARESVLQRERLSLKTEQEAHKASFYKQREDLREWDQKLREREKKLCEDRRILNEKEEKANEIDQHLMQKERDIEEAYRNIESSKSMLPEKEKHINQSLADLAAKEKEVLSKESIIRSKEEKLNALENKLNLRESVEIQKLVDEQKALLDGKMLSFETELEERRKSLDKELKIKKEELERKEVEINHKEQKLGKRESALHAKTERFKEKDKELESMLKILKEKEKSMKAEEKKLEVEKKQLSAEKEALENLKDEIEKIKADIAGKELEIKEESENLRLNDEERSEHLRLQAELKMEIENCRSQQESLLRESEELKEEREKFEKEWEALDEKRAAIIEENRKFLEQKEKSEKWQSAEQERLKREKHEMEEHMQGELEAIKLEKELFATKMKHEESDLSEKVQNERSQMLREFELMKVDLETSLQKRQEETEKKAVLLEKQFELEKEKELKSINELKESALRELDEIRSEKHRIEKDKQALVLNKKQLDENQIKVREDIDQLFLLSHKLKDQREELIKERSRFLSFVEKFKNCEKCGDEAREFTLSDLQLPQMGDKEILPPPRLVEELSNKPCSRMSPFGRSPSEKSPDELGLVHSDSGSHMSWLRKCTSKIFKLSPSKKIKDDSASPQSHKNFNFEENDGRLSMARNEETNNGHGTNEDEAEPSLGKVEVATFNQRFKSVDVIKEVDDGHVSSLDDSNYLHDQMPDLPEDSQHSEVKKSRRKGGKRNNGIHRTRSVKAVVEDAKAFLGDVSKDTLPNDDTSKADQADLVHKGKAVSNVPRKRQHAESSQITESEQDGGDSEGPSNSVSVSGRKKRRQTVHVPAVQTPGQKRYNLRRQKTVGNVAAEEASADLNQDGKVEAASGGGEEAINGEDNNVPSHNSDEHHNQMHLTQATSLRTMELSQQKVVRFTTVNVVDNSVNLAKPDENGEAVGTGELSGEDENGSALNEAEDDYDDELEHPGGASVGKKIWTFFTT, encoded by the exons ATGTTCACTCCCCAGAGGAAGGCGTACCCGGCGATCTCGCTGACGCCGCGGACCGAGGCCGCGaggaccggcggcggcggcggcaagggaaAGGCGGTGGCTTTCCTCGAGGGggggccgccgccgcccccgccgccgatGGCCTCGCTGGATGGGAATGTGATGGGGAATGTTGGGTTGGAGGGGTTGGAGGATGTGGAGGACTGGAGGCGGTTTCGGGAGGCGGGTCTGTTGGATGAAGCGGAGATGGACAGGAAAGACCGCCAGGCAATCGCCGAGAAGGTCACCAAGCTCGAAAACGAG CTACTTGATTACCAGTATAATATGGGGCTGCTTTTGATCGAGAAAAAGGAGTGGAATTCGAAGTTTGAAGAGTTAGGTCAAGCATTATCGGAAGTACAACAGCTCCTCAAACGAGAACAATCAGCACATCTGATTGCAATGTCTGAAGctgagaagaaagaggaaaatctgAGGAGAGCCTTGGCTCTTGAAAGGCAGTGCGTGGCAGAT CTTGAGAAGGCTCTGCACGAAATACATAATGACCAGCACAAAATGAAGCTTGATTCTGAGAAGAAGTTGGCTCAAGCAAGTGCTTTGACCACTGGAATTGAGGATAGGTCATTGGAGGTGAAAGAGAAGCTGCATGATGTTGATGCCAAGCTCGCGGAGGTCAGCAGAAAAAGTTCACAATTGGACTTGAAGATGCAAGAGGTGGAGGCACGCGAAAGTGTACTTCAAAGGGAGCGTTTGTCTTTGAAAACTGA GCAAGAAGCACACAAGGCCTCATTTTATAAACAGAGGGAAGATTTACGAGAGTGGGATCAAAAGTTGcgggaaagggaaaagaagctgtGTGAGGATAGGAGAATCCTGAACGAGAAGGAGGAAAAGGCCAATGAAATTGACCAACATCTTATGCAGAAGGAGAGGGATATTGAAGAAGCTTACAGAAACATTGAGTCATCCAAATCGATGTTGCCTGAGAAAGAGAAACATATAAATCAAAGTTTAGCAGACTtggctgcaaaagaaaag GAAGTACTGTCAAAGGAAAGCATTATAAGatcgaaagaggaaaagctaaATGCATTGGAGAACAAGCTGAATCTGAGAGAAAGT GTGGAGATCCAGAAACTTGTCGATGAGCAAAAGGCCCTTCTGGATGGTAAAATGCTCAGCTTTGAAACTGAATtagaagagaggaggaaatcTCTTGACAAGGAattgaaaattaagaaagaagaactTGAGCGGAAGGAAGTCGAAATAAACCACAAAGAACAGAAGTTGGGGAAGCGAGAGTCTGCTTTGCATGCGAAGACAGAGAGATTTAAGGAGAAAGATAAGGAACTTGAGTCAatgttgaaaatattgaaagagaaggagaagtcCATGAAAGCTGAGGAGAAGAAATTGGAGGTGGAGAAGAAACAGTTATCTGCTGAGAAAGAGGCCTTGGAGAATCTCaaagatgaaattgagaaaataaaagccGATATTGCTGGAAAGGAGCTGGAGATAAAAGAGGAGAGTGAGAACCTCAGATTAAATGATGAGGAGAGGTCGGAACATCTCCGCTTGCAAGCAGAATTGAAGATGGAGATAGAAAATTGCCGATCTCAACAAGAGTCGCTTCTTAGAGAAAGTGAAGagctaaaagaagaaagagagaaatttgagaaagAGTGGGAAGCTTTGGATGAGAAAAGAGCTGCAATTATTGAAGAGAATAGAAAGTTTCTGGAGCAGAAAGAGAAGTCAGAAAAATGGCAGTCTGCTGAACAAGAAAGGTTGAAAAGGGAGAAACATGAAATGGAGGAGCATATGCAGGGAGAGTTGGAAGCGATAAAACTGGAGAAAGAATTGTTTGCCACCAAGATGAAACATGAGGAATCTGATTTATCTGAAAAAGTGCAGAATGAGCGCAGTCAAATGCTCCGGGAATTTGAGTTGATGAAAGTGGATCTTGAAACTAGTCTCCAAAAGCGGCAGGAGGAGACAGAGAAAAAGGCGGTTCTTCTGGAGAAACAATTTGAgctagagaaagagaaggagctTAAAAGCATAAATGAGTTGAAAGAAAGTGCTCTGAGAGAACTGGACGAAATAAGGTCTGAGAAGCACAGGATAGAGAAAGACAAACAGGCCCTTGTGTTGAATAAGAAACAGCTGGATGAAAATCAGATTAAAGTGCGTGAAGACATTGATCAGCTATTTCTTCTCAGCCATAAGCTGAAGGATCAAAGGGAAGAGTTAATTAAGGAAAGAAGCCGCTTCCTTTCGTTTGTTGAGAAGTTCAAGAATTGTGAGAAATGTGGAGATGAAGCTAGAGAATTTACACTCTCTGATCTACAGTTACCTCAAATGGGGGATAAAGAGATTCTCCCGCCGCCTAGGCTGGTGGAAGAGTTGTCAAATAAGCCTTGCAGTAGGATGAGTCCTTTTGGTAGATCACCCTCGGAAAAATCTCCTGATGAACTTGGTTTGGTTCATTCAGATTCTGGAAGCCACATGTCTTGGCTGCGTAAGTGCACatccaaaatcttcaaactATCTCCAAGTAAAAAAATCAAGGATGATTCTGCTTCACCACAGTCCcacaaaaattttaactttgaaGAGAACGATGGAAGGTTGAGTATGGCTAGAAACGAGGAAACAAACAATGGACATGGCACTAATGAAGATGAAGCAGAACCATCATTGGGAAAAGTTGAGGTGGCGACTTTCAACCAAAGATTTAAGTCTGTTGACGTCATTAAAGAAGTTGATGATGGGCATGTGTCATCTCTTGATGACAGTAACTATCTGCATGATCAGATGCCTGATCTGCCAGAAGATTCTCAGCATTCTGAGGTGAAAAAGAGTCGACGAAAAGGTGGGAAGAGAAACAATGGAATTCACAGAACAAGATCGGTGAAGGCAGTGGTTGAAGATGCCAAGGCTTTTCTAGGTGATGTGTCAAAGGATACGCTGCCTAATGATGATACGAGCAAGGCAGACCAGGCTGATTTGGTTCATAAGGGGAAAGCAGTAAGTAATGTTCCAAGGAAGCGGCAACATGCGGAAAGTTCTCAAATAACAGAAAGTGAGCAGGATGGTGGTGATAGTGAAGGACCTTCCAATAGTGTTTCGGTCAGTGGGCGTAAGAAGAGGCGACAAACTGTCCATGTGCCGGCGGTGCAGACTCCTGGGCAAAAGCGATACAATCTCAGACGACAGAAAAC TGTTGGCAATGTGGCAGCAGAGGAAGCCTCAGCTGACTTAAATCAAGATGGAAAAGTAGAAGCCGCTAGTGGTGGAGGGGAAGAAGCAATAAATGGAGAAGATAATAACGTGCCATCACATAACAGTGATGAACATCATAATCAGATGCACTTGACACAGGCCACAAGTTTGAGGACCATGGAGTTATCACAGCAGAAGGTTGTCAGG TTCACGACAGTAAATGTTGTTGACAACAGTGTAAATTTAGCCAAGCCAGATGAAAACGGAGAAGCAGTTGGGACGGGGGAATTGTCTGGTGAAGATGAGAATGGAAGTGCACTTAATGAGGCTGAAGATGATTACGATGATGAGTTGGAGCATCCTGGTGGAGCATCTGTAGGAAAGAAGATCTGGACCTTTTTTACTACATAA
- the LOC104453831 gene encoding piriformospora indica-insensitive protein 2, with product MKNFGWLIILGVCLAAAWHGEAGDTDEAPMAETERQSLYSAIQGFVGSWWNGSDLYPDPCGWTPIQGVSCDLFDGVWYVTTLNVGPVHENSLVCSANPVFTPHVFKLTHLKSLSFFGCFVSPRQNPVMVPPESWGNLADSLESLEFRSNPGLVGQIPSCFGQLVNLQSLVILENGLSGNVPPNIGSLPNLKRLVLGGNSLTGWIPDSFGGLSKLLILDLSSNSLSGPLTSALGGLTSLLKLDLSNNLLEGKLPMELGKLKNLTLLDMRNNKLSGGLTRSLESMCSLQELILANNPIGGDLRILEWEKLQGLVTLDLSQTGLTGDFPESISKLKNLRFLGLSNNHLGGHISPELATLPSINALYLNGNNFTGELEFSKWFYGKMERRFGAWDNPGLCYRTESLSTSHKPFGVKPCQEQGIVVDKPTSEAKLGGSGVGQNVHFMASLGCSRHGGGYYGFWCPFLLEVAMLLLIVLKSC from the exons ATGAAGAACTTTGGTTGGCTCATCATTTTGGGGGTGTGTTTGGCCGCTGCTTGGCATGGAGAAGCAGGAGACACAGACGAAGCTCCAATGGCGGAAACAGAGAGGCAGTCTCTGTACTCTGCAATACAGGGGTTTGTGGGCAGCTGGTGGAACGGGTCGGATCTTTACCCAGACCCTTGTGGATGGACTCCCATACAG GGAGTGTCCTGTGATCTATTTGATGGGGTCTGGTATGTCACCACCCTGAACGTCGGACCAGTTCATGAGAATTCCCTTGTTTGCTCGGCCAACCCTGTCTTCACACCACATGTCTTCAAGCTCACTCACCTGAaatccctctccttcttcggtTGTTTCGTCTCGCCCCGCCAAAATCCCGTCATGGTGCCTCCCGAAAGCTGGGGAAATCTGGCGGACAGCTTGGAGTCGTTGGAGTTCCGGTCGAACCCGGGGCTCGTCGGGCAAATACCGTCTTGCTTTGGCCAGCTCGTTAACCTCCAATCACTGGTGATCCTAGAGAATGGTTTGAGTGGCAATGTGCCTCCGAACATCGGTAGCTTACCGAACTTGAAGCGGCTAGTCCTCGGGGGGAACTCACTCACGGGCTGGATCCCGGACAGCTTCGGCGgattgtccaagctattaaTCCTTGATTTGAGCAGCAATTCTCTGTCCGGGCCTTTGACTTCGGCTCTTGGGGGTTTGACTTCACTCCTGAAGCTGGACCTGAGCAACAATCTATTAGAAGGGAAGCTGCCGATGGAACTGGGGAAGCTCAAGAATTTGACCCTCTTGGACATGAGGAACAACAAGCTCTCTGGTGGGTTGACTCGGTCACTCGAATCAATGTGCTCACTGCAAGAGCTGATCTTGGCCAACAACCCGATAGGAGGGGACCTGAGAATCCTAGAGTGGGAAAAATTGCAGGGCCTGGTCACTTTGGACCTTTCACAGACGGGTTTAACTGGGGACTTTCCAGAGTCGATCTCTAAGCTGAAAAACCTCAGGTTTCTGGGTCTTAGCAACAACCACCTCGGTGGTCACATCTCACCAGAATTGGCAACATTGCCCAGCATCAATGCTCTGTACCTAAACGGCAACAACTTCACCGGGGAGCTCGAATTCTCTAAATGGTTCTATGGAAAGATGGAGAGGCGCTTCGGGGCCTGGGACAACCCTGGCCTGTGTTACCGGACTGAGTCGCTATCCACAAGCCACAAGCCATTTGGGGTCAAGCCCTGTCAGGAACAGGGCATTGTGGTTGATAAGCCCACCTCAGAGGCCAAGTTGGGTGGTAGCGGAGTGGGGCAAAATGTCCATTTCATGGCATCTTTGGGATGTTCAAGGCATGGTGGTGGTTATTACGGGTTCTGGTGTCCTTTTCTGTTGGAGGTAGCAATGTTGCTGCTTATTGTTCTGAAGAGTTGCTAG